TAAATCAATCTCAACAAAataacagacatttaaaaaatgtattaaaaatgtacaattgaCAGGCAAACTTTCACCTTGCTGTTTATAAGGTTATCATTCACAGTGGAATCAAGCTATTTGACTCTCTCATTACCTCTATAAATTGAGGGAgtttgaaagaacaaaaaacaatacaattaagGTTTTTTCTACACTATACATAAGAACGCATGTAGAGATGTATGTGGGAGAGATGTATGGTCCAAAGACAATACAAATCAACACAGATAATAGCAGGTATTTTACAGATGGTTCCCATTTAATCCTTTGGGAGAGGTCTTCTGAAAAGCAGTATGTGTGGCTCTGGAGAGTAAAGCAGAAAAGAGGTGTTTGTCAGCATCATCTACAGTTCAGCGATTACACCATACAGTACACTGTCACTACTGTGATCCATGTCCACCTAACTTTAAGGCACAGCCTAATGACGTCTGCTAGGAGCTATTAAAAGGATAGGCTCTTATATGCAGAGttgcaacgattagtcaatcaatagaaaatgaactctattttgataattgattaatcattatcaaggaaaaaaactgattctttgattccagcttctcaaatatgacaTGTATGAgatctatgatagtaaactacATGTCTTTGgctgtggactgttggtcggcagaaaaaaaagatatttgaggACGTCACTTTGGTCTTTGACAAACAATCAACATTGTTCACCATTTGCagatgttttatagaccaaacaactacttaattgagaaaatgatcaacagattaatcaatcaaattaaataattgtTAGCTGCTGCCCTACAGACATGTGCCATGtctattataatataatattcaaatgcaaaatgtacatagatagataaactggttgctgttatcattccttCTCTCCATACTAATCATTAAGAGATTCCTTCCTAGCCGACTACAATGTATGAGATGAAGGACAAGATACACAGTCGTCATTCTTTGCAAAGATGGGGAGTCAGAGGCTGACAAAACAAGTATGAATCTCCCAAAGTTAGTCCTTTTAATACAAAATTCCCTAATTACATTTCTCCCAGACAGTCCATCTTTGGTAAAACTGCAGTGCAGAGACAGCGACACAAAGAGTGAATTTGGTTCTAAAAATACTGTTTCTTTGGAAGACACCTGCTTGATTTGTCTAAACAGACTGTTGAAACTATACATTTGCTTAGGCTGAGCTTCACACTAATACATTTGCAGTGCACTAAAACATGAGGACTGTGATTGTGTCACCTGTCTCTTGTAGCCATGACAAGAAGACATCCCTCCACAACCCATATGAACAGGATCAGTAGCTCGTTCAACATTCATATGGGCTTGTGAGTATTAGTACATTATAAGACAGCCTTCAGAtaatgtgaacctatcctttaagacAGTGGCCACTCACCTGGTTTGTGGATCATGTAGTGAATCCAGCCCTGACTCTGTTGCACCCCGAGTCCCCTCCACTCGTCTTCTGTCATGAGGTGGGAGGAGGGCACCAGTTTGGACAGCTGCTTTGGAAGCACGACATGTCTGTGGGGAGAGACATATGATTTACAAAACTGACCCACCAGATGACTGAATATGTGTTATATAAACAGGACGGCAAAGAAAACCATTTCAGGTAGCCAACTTTAATGCTCAAAGCCTCAATTTACGATAATAACGATGCTATGCTTcacttgttgtttttaactaaattaattttacAGTAACTAAACGTTCAAAAACTGACGTGTGCGTTAACAGTTGCCATGCGTTAAGTGGATCTGATAGCTTATAAATTAAGCTATCAGATCCTTTCTGTTAATCAAAATATAATAACTTACAAAAGACACACTTAATCCTAATGCCGCATTTTACTAAATTGACATATCAAATAGAAGTTACCAGCAGACGTTATGTTCTGTTGAGCTACAATAGTTTGACGGCGGCTTAACGTTAAcgtttgaaaaaaacacacaaccctAACCATAGCTACCTGTACTCAAACTCTTCGTCGGTGTACTTGTCCGAAtagtaaatctgttttttagacattttcagTCGACGATAGGAGTCAAAGTTGGTGTTCAAAGGTGTTTTCAGGTGGTGTGAAGTAGCCAGCTAACGGATAAATTTGCAAATCTAGCTACGACGATGTTGACGAGTGCCGCAAGCTGCTGTCATCTGCCGCTGTTTTCAGGGGACTATTCAAACCTCAACGGTTCCTCGCTGTCTCCGGATTGGCTGCCCTCCACTGTAGATCGTCTATATATAAGAAGATGCACCACTCAGCAGCGAAACCTTACCTCAACAAGGAAGCACAGTCTG
The Scomber scombrus chromosome 8, fScoSco1.1, whole genome shotgun sequence DNA segment above includes these coding regions:
- the cks2 gene encoding cyclin-dependent kinases regulatory subunit 2 produces the protein MSKKQIYYSDKYTDEEFEYRHVVLPKQLSKLVPSSHLMTEDEWRGLGVQQSQGWIHYMIHKPEPHILLFRRPLPKD